The proteins below are encoded in one region of Streptomyces ficellus:
- the wecB gene encoding non-hydrolyzing UDP-N-acetylglucosamine 2-epimerase gives MKVISIVGARPQLVKLAPIAAAFAETEHEHFIVHTGQHYDADLSDVFFEGLGIPDPDVHLGVGSGSHGVQTGAVLSALDPVLEREKPDWVLVYGDTNSTIAGALSAVKMHLPVAHLEAGLRSFNRRMPEEHNRVLTDHCADVLLAPTEEAMRHLADEGLKDRAVLAGDVMVDICLKIRDDVRAGKHAAPALPEGIDPSEPFLLATLHRPDNTDDPERLRAIIDSLAGLPLPVALLAHPRLVSRAQAHDIELNTGSVHVGRPLPYAGLVAAVEASAGVVTDSGGLQKEAFLLERITTTIRPETEWVETVDTGWNVLVPDPHTLSADEWAATVTRAVPTADPGTPYGDGRAAQNVVRIMEEWKGGSRHA, from the coding sequence GTGAAAGTCATCAGCATCGTCGGCGCACGTCCCCAATTGGTGAAGCTCGCCCCCATCGCGGCGGCGTTCGCCGAGACGGAGCACGAGCACTTCATCGTGCACACCGGGCAGCACTACGACGCCGACCTCTCCGACGTCTTCTTCGAGGGCCTCGGCATCCCCGACCCGGACGTCCACCTGGGTGTCGGCTCCGGCAGCCACGGCGTCCAGACCGGCGCCGTGCTCTCGGCGCTCGACCCGGTCCTGGAGCGCGAGAAGCCGGACTGGGTGCTGGTGTACGGCGACACCAACTCGACGATCGCCGGTGCGCTGTCGGCCGTGAAGATGCACCTGCCGGTCGCCCACCTGGAGGCGGGCCTGCGCTCGTTCAACCGGCGTATGCCGGAGGAGCACAACCGCGTCCTGACGGACCACTGCGCCGACGTCCTGCTCGCGCCGACCGAGGAGGCCATGCGCCACCTCGCGGACGAGGGCCTGAAGGACCGTGCCGTGCTGGCCGGTGACGTGATGGTCGACATCTGCCTGAAGATCCGGGACGACGTGCGGGCGGGCAAGCACGCGGCCCCGGCCCTGCCGGAGGGCATCGACCCGTCGGAGCCGTTCCTGCTGGCCACGCTGCACCGGCCGGACAACACGGACGACCCGGAGCGCCTGCGGGCGATCATCGACTCGCTGGCGGGGCTGCCGCTGCCCGTCGCGCTGCTCGCCCACCCGCGGCTGGTCTCGCGCGCCCAGGCGCACGACATCGAGCTCAACACCGGTTCGGTGCACGTCGGCCGTCCGCTGCCGTACGCCGGTCTGGTCGCGGCCGTGGAGGCGTCGGCGGGCGTGGTCACCGACTCGGGCGGTCTGCAGAAGGAAGCGTTCCTGCTGGAGCGCATCACGACCACCATCCGTCCCGAGACGGAGTGGGTGGAAACCGTGGACACGGGTTGGAACGTCCTTGTTCCCGACCCGCACACGCTGTCCGCCGACGAGTGGGCGGCGACCGTGACCCGTGCGGTGCCCACGGCCGACCCGGGCACTCCGTACGGGGACGGCCGGGCCGCCCAGAACGTCGTCCGGATCATGGAAGAGTGGAAGGGAGGCAGCCGGCACGCGTGA